A genomic window from Streptomyces sp. NBC_01429 includes:
- the uvrA gene encoding excinuclease ABC subunit UvrA, translating into MADRLIVRGAREHNLKNVSLDLPRDSLIVFTGLSGSGKSSLAFDTIFAEGQRRYVESLSSYARQFLGQMDKPDVDFIEGLSPAVSIDQKSTSRNPRSTVGTITEVYDYLRLLFARIGKPHCPQCARPISRQSPQAIVDRVLELPEGSRFQVLSPLVRERKGEFVDLFSDLQTKGYSRARVDGQTVQLTEPPTLKKQEKHTIEVVVDRLTVKDSAKRRLTDSVETALGLSGGMVVLDFVDLPEDDPERERMYSEHLYCPYDDLSFEELEPRSFSFNSPFGACPDCTGIGTRMEVDPELIVPDEDKSLDEGAIHPWSHGHTKEYFGRMIGGLAKALGFRTDIPWAGLPQRAKKALLHGHKTQVEVRYRNRYGRERAYTTPAFEGAVSFVKRRHTEAESDTSRERFEGYMREVPCPTCDGTRLKPIVLAVTVMDKSIAEVSALSISDCADFLSRLTLNARDKKIAERVLKEVNERLKFLVDVGLDYLSLNRAAGTLSGGEAQRIRLATQIGSGLVGVLYVLDEPSIGLHQRDNHRLIETLVRLRDMGNTLIVVEHDEDTIKVADWVVDIGPGAGEHGGKVVHSGPLKGLLANKESMTGQYLSGKRSIPTPDIRRPVDPARRLTVHGARENNLRDIDVSFPLGVFTAITGVSGSGKSTLVNDILYTHLARELNGAKSVPGRHTRVDGDHLVDKVVHVDQSPIGRTPRSNPATYTGVFDHVRKLFAETMEAKVRGYLPGRFSFNVKGGRCENCSGDGTIKIEMNFLPDVYVPCEVCHGARYNRETLEVHYKGKSIAEVLDMPIEEALDFFEAVPTISRHLRTLNEVGLGYVRLGQSAPTLSGGEAQRVKLSSELQKRSTGRTVYVLDEPTTGLHFEDISKLITVLSGLVEKGNSVIVIEHNLDVIKTADWVIDMGPEGGNGGGLVVAEGTPEQVAGVPASHTGKFLRDILDAERISDAAVPAKKAPARKTAAKKATAAKKPAAVKPAAVKTTAAAKKAPAKKSATGSRRS; encoded by the coding sequence GTGGCCGACCGTCTCATCGTCCGTGGCGCGCGCGAGCACAATCTCAAGAACGTCTCGCTCGACCTCCCCCGTGACTCACTCATCGTCTTCACCGGGCTCTCCGGGTCGGGCAAGTCCTCTCTCGCGTTCGACACGATCTTCGCCGAGGGGCAGCGCCGGTACGTGGAGTCGCTCTCCTCGTACGCCCGGCAGTTCCTCGGCCAGATGGACAAGCCGGACGTCGACTTCATCGAAGGGCTCTCCCCGGCCGTCTCCATCGACCAGAAGTCGACCTCGCGCAACCCGCGCTCGACGGTCGGCACGATCACCGAGGTCTACGACTACCTCCGGCTGCTCTTCGCCCGGATCGGCAAGCCGCACTGTCCCCAGTGCGCGCGGCCGATCTCCCGCCAGTCGCCGCAGGCCATCGTGGACCGGGTCCTGGAGCTGCCCGAGGGCAGCCGCTTCCAGGTGCTCTCGCCGCTGGTGCGCGAGCGCAAGGGCGAGTTCGTCGACCTCTTCTCCGACCTCCAGACCAAGGGGTACAGCCGGGCCAGGGTCGACGGGCAGACCGTCCAGCTCACCGAGCCGCCCACGCTGAAGAAGCAGGAGAAGCACACCATCGAGGTGGTCGTCGACCGCCTCACGGTGAAGGACAGCGCGAAGCGCCGGCTCACCGACTCCGTCGAGACGGCCCTCGGGCTCTCCGGCGGCATGGTCGTGCTCGACTTCGTCGACCTCCCCGAGGACGACCCCGAGCGCGAGCGGATGTACTCCGAGCATCTGTACTGCCCGTACGACGACCTCTCCTTCGAGGAGCTGGAGCCCCGCTCCTTCTCCTTCAACTCCCCCTTCGGCGCCTGCCCCGACTGCACCGGCATCGGGACGCGCATGGAGGTCGACCCGGAGCTGATCGTCCCCGACGAGGACAAGTCCCTCGACGAGGGCGCGATCCACCCCTGGTCCCACGGCCACACCAAGGAGTACTTCGGCCGGATGATCGGCGGCCTCGCCAAGGCCCTCGGCTTCCGTACGGACATCCCGTGGGCCGGACTGCCCCAGCGCGCCAAGAAGGCGCTGCTCCACGGGCACAAGACGCAGGTCGAGGTCCGCTACCGCAACCGGTACGGGCGCGAGCGCGCCTACACCACCCCCGCCTTCGAGGGCGCGGTCTCCTTCGTCAAGAGGCGTCATACCGAGGCCGAGAGCGACACCAGCAGGGAGCGCTTCGAGGGCTATATGCGCGAGGTGCCCTGCCCGACCTGTGACGGCACCCGGCTCAAGCCGATCGTCCTCGCGGTCACGGTGATGGACAAGTCCATCGCCGAGGTCTCCGCGCTGTCCATCAGCGACTGCGCCGACTTCCTCAGCAGGCTCACGCTCAACGCGCGCGACAAGAAGATCGCCGAGCGGGTGCTCAAGGAGGTCAACGAGCGGCTGAAATTCCTGGTCGACGTCGGCCTCGACTACCTCTCGCTCAACCGCGCGGCCGGCACCCTCTCCGGCGGCGAGGCACAGCGCATCCGGCTCGCCACCCAGATCGGCTCGGGTCTGGTGGGCGTGCTGTACGTCCTGGACGAGCCGTCCATCGGTCTGCACCAGCGGGACAACCACCGGCTCATCGAGACCCTGGTCCGGCTGCGGGACATGGGCAACACCCTGATCGTCGTGGAGCACGACGAGGACACCATCAAGGTGGCCGACTGGGTGGTCGACATCGGCCCCGGCGCGGGTGAGCACGGCGGCAAGGTCGTCCACTCGGGCCCGTTGAAGGGCCTGCTGGCCAACAAGGAGTCGATGACCGGCCAGTACCTCTCCGGCAAGCGGTCCATCCCGACCCCGGACATCCGCCGCCCCGTCGACCCGGCACGTCGGCTCACGGTGCACGGTGCCCGGGAGAACAACCTGCGGGACATCGACGTCTCCTTCCCGCTGGGGGTGTTCACCGCGATCACCGGGGTCTCGGGCTCCGGCAAGTCGACGCTGGTCAACGACATCCTCTACACGCATCTGGCGCGCGAGCTGAACGGCGCCAAGTCGGTGCCCGGCCGGCACACCCGGGTCGACGGCGACCACCTGGTCGACAAGGTCGTCCATGTCGACCAGTCGCCCATCGGCCGGACGCCCCGGTCCAACCCGGCCACGTACACCGGTGTCTTCGACCATGTCCGCAAGCTCTTCGCGGAGACGATGGAGGCGAAGGTCCGCGGCTACCTCCCCGGGCGCTTCTCCTTCAACGTCAAGGGCGGCCGCTGCGAGAACTGCTCGGGCGACGGCACCATCAAGATCGAGATGAACTTCCTGCCGGACGTCTACGTTCCGTGCGAGGTCTGCCACGGGGCGCGCTACAACCGGGAGACGCTGGAGGTCCACTACAAGGGCAAGTCCATCGCCGAGGTGCTGGACATGCCGATCGAGGAGGCGCTGGACTTCTTCGAGGCCGTTCCCACCATCTCGCGCCACCTCCGGACGCTCAACGAGGTCGGACTCGGCTATGTCCGGCTCGGCCAGTCCGCGCCGACCCTCTCGGGCGGCGAGGCCCAGCGCGTGAAGCTGTCGAGCGAGCTGCAGAAGCGCTCCACGGGCCGTACGGTCTACGTCCTGGACGAGCCGACGACCGGTCTGCACTTCGAGGACATCAGCAAGCTGATCACCGTGCTGTCGGGGCTGGTCGAAAAGGGCAACTCGGTGATCGTCATCGAGCACAACCTGGACGTCATCAAGACGGCGGACTGGGTGATCGACATGGGTCCCGAGGGCGGCAACGGAGGCGGCCTGGTCGTCGCCGAAGGCACCCCGGAGCAGGTGGCCGGGGTCCCGGCCAGCCACACCGGCAAGTTCCTGCGCGACATCCTGGACGCCGAGCGCATCAGCGACGCGGCGGTCCCTGCGAAGAAGGCCCCGGCGAGGAAGACGGCGGCCAAGAAGGCGACCGCGGCCAAGAAGCCGGCCGCCGTGAAGCCGGCCGCGGTGAAGACGACGGCCGCCGCCAAGAAGGCACCGGCCAAGAAGTCCGCCACCGGCTCGCGCCGCTCCTGA
- a CDS encoding cytochrome P450, with the protein MPETAVPTFPLSRASGYPFDPPPQYATLREEAPVSPIRLWNGQVAWLLTRYADQRAVLADPRFSADVTRPGHPAQSAGVEASRNLDRLPFIARDDPEHNHQRLMFTAHFTVKRVAAMRPRIQEIIDRLLDDMEAAGPPADLVSAFALPMPSLVISELLGVPHRDRGLFQRAARALVTLDSTPEQARAASGELAAYLDELITVKEREPADDLLSTLVVERVRTGELDRRHLVENAILLLSAGHETTANMTALGTLALLHHPEQLATVRDSDDPARVANAVEELLRYLTITHSGRRRVATEDVEIAGTVVRAGEGVVLANDAGNRDGTVFPDPDRLDIDRPEVRRHMAFGHGSHQCLGQNLARAELQLAYPALLRRFPGLRTTVPDGELRFKEDMLVYGVHELPVAW; encoded by the coding sequence ATGCCCGAGACGGCCGTCCCCACCTTTCCGCTGAGCCGCGCGTCCGGCTACCCCTTCGACCCCCCACCGCAGTACGCGACGCTGCGCGAAGAGGCACCGGTCTCCCCGATCCGTCTCTGGAACGGGCAGGTCGCCTGGCTGCTGACGCGTTACGCGGACCAGCGCGCCGTACTCGCCGATCCGCGGTTCAGCGCCGACGTCACCCGTCCGGGACACCCGGCCCAGAGCGCGGGCGTGGAGGCCAGCCGCAACCTCGACCGGCTGCCGTTCATCGCCCGGGACGACCCCGAGCACAACCATCAACGGCTCATGTTCACCGCCCACTTCACGGTCAAGCGCGTCGCCGCCATGAGGCCCCGTATCCAGGAGATCATCGACCGGCTCCTGGACGACATGGAGGCGGCCGGCCCGCCGGCCGACCTGGTGAGCGCGTTCGCCCTGCCGATGCCCTCGCTCGTCATCAGCGAACTCCTCGGCGTCCCCCACCGGGACCGCGGTCTCTTCCAGCGCGCCGCGCGCGCCCTGGTCACCCTCGACAGCACACCGGAACAGGCCAGGGCGGCCTCCGGGGAACTCGCCGCCTATCTGGACGAGCTGATCACCGTCAAGGAGCGCGAGCCCGCCGACGATCTGCTCAGCACTCTGGTCGTGGAGCGGGTGCGCACCGGCGAACTGGACCGGAGGCATCTGGTCGAGAACGCGATCCTGCTGCTGAGCGCGGGCCACGAGACCACCGCGAACATGACCGCCCTGGGCACCCTCGCCCTGCTCCACCACCCCGAACAGCTCGCCACCGTCCGGGACAGCGACGACCCCGCCCGCGTCGCCAACGCCGTGGAGGAGCTGCTGCGTTATCTCACCATCACCCACAGCGGGCGGCGCCGCGTGGCCACCGAGGACGTGGAGATCGCCGGCACGGTCGTCCGCGCGGGTGAGGGGGTCGTCCTCGCCAATGACGCCGGGAACCGGGACGGGACCGTCTTCCCCGACCCCGACCGTCTCGACATAGACCGGCCCGAGGTGCGCCGCCACATGGCCTTCGGCCACGGCAGCCATCAGTGCCTCGGCCAGAATCTGGCCCGCGCCGAGCTGCAACTCGCCTATCCGGCCCTGCTGCGGCGCTTCCCCGGCCTGCGCACCACCGTCCCCGACGGCGAACTCCGCTTCAAGGAGGACATGCTCGTGTACGGCGTCCACGAACTCCCCGTCGCCTGGTAG
- a CDS encoding ferredoxin has protein sequence MRIAIDEDKCCGAGQCVLAADDLFDQRDEDGVVVLLDPAPPADALDRAREAATLCPAAAIEVSA, from the coding sequence ATGCGTATCGCGATCGACGAGGACAAGTGCTGCGGCGCGGGACAGTGCGTTCTCGCGGCCGACGACCTCTTCGACCAGCGGGACGAGGACGGCGTCGTCGTCCTGCTCGATCCCGCGCCGCCCGCCGACGCCCTCGACCGGGCGCGGGAGGCCGCGACGCTGTGCCCGGCCGCCGCCATCGAGGTCAGCGCCTGA
- a CDS encoding MarR family winged helix-turn-helix transcriptional regulator, whose amino-acid sequence MHGSSDRTGRGIAELQALLSALAYDLTRPRTHERIVAMAGMPVDRAGLALLRVLVEEGQPLRIGRIAERLGVRTPHVTRQVRELERQGLVERVLEPADRRARRITPTPLGSDTLARVDRASQASLAESLDGVAAHRIEDAVEVLRRISSHRRTGGSGTGGAPAPASPPAPAPAPEPAPGSAPAPPAAPAPGSEGAAEGGP is encoded by the coding sequence GTGCACGGTTCATCCGACCGGACGGGACGCGGCATCGCCGAGCTGCAGGCGCTGCTGTCCGCGCTCGCCTACGACCTCACCCGCCCCCGGACCCACGAGCGGATCGTCGCCATGGCCGGAATGCCGGTCGACCGCGCCGGGCTCGCCCTCCTGCGCGTGCTGGTGGAGGAGGGGCAGCCCCTGCGGATCGGACGGATCGCGGAGCGGCTGGGGGTCCGTACCCCCCATGTCACCCGGCAGGTACGGGAACTCGAACGACAAGGTCTGGTCGAACGCGTGCTGGAACCGGCGGACCGCCGCGCGCGGCGGATCACGCCCACCCCGCTGGGGTCGGACACCCTGGCGCGCGTCGACCGCGCCTCCCAGGCGTCGCTGGCGGAGAGCCTCGACGGGGTGGCCGCGCACCGCATCGAGGACGCCGTCGAAGTGCTGCGGCGGATCTCCAGCCACCGCCGGACGGGCGGGAGCGGCACCGGGGGCGCGCCCGCGCCCGCTTCCCCGCCCGCGCCCGCCCCGGCTCCCGAGCCCGCTCCCGGCTCCGCCCCGGCTCCCCCTGCCGCTCCCGCTCCCGGGAGCGAGGGGGCCGCAGAGGGCGGCCCCTGA
- a CDS encoding Rieske (2Fe-2S) protein, translated as MAGPSAPRRTVLKGAALAGVAGLGVAACSTDSKLGHAETPTPTAPVDLGEASEVPVGGAKLYKEQRVVVSCPAKGQYKAFSAQCTHAGCLLEKLEGTVGDCPCHGSKFDVTTGEVLHGPATAPLPEVPVTAAGGKLVAGPRS; from the coding sequence ATGGCCGGCCCGTCAGCCCCCCGCCGTACCGTGCTGAAGGGCGCAGCCCTCGCCGGGGTGGCCGGGCTGGGAGTGGCCGCCTGTTCCACCGATTCGAAGCTCGGCCACGCGGAGACCCCCACGCCCACCGCGCCGGTCGATCTGGGCGAGGCGTCCGAGGTGCCGGTCGGGGGCGCCAAGCTCTACAAGGAGCAGCGCGTCGTGGTCAGCTGCCCGGCGAAGGGCCAGTACAAGGCGTTCAGCGCGCAGTGCACCCACGCGGGCTGCCTCCTGGAGAAGCTGGAGGGCACCGTGGGGGACTGCCCGTGCCACGGCAGCAAGTTCGACGTCACCACCGGAGAGGTGCTCCACGGCCCGGCGACCGCGCCGCTGCCCGAGGTGCCGGTGACGGCCGCGGGCGGGAAGCTCGTCGCGGGCCCGCGGAGCTGA